In a single window of the Flavivirga spongiicola genome:
- a CDS encoding YceD family protein, whose amino-acid sequence MKPLKEFTIPFVGLKIAKHLFEYKIEQAFFEYFEYEEFNDVNIHVNVELEKKTTLLELHFKVSGWVNVNCDLTNEPYNQTIENEFDLVVNFGDAYNDEHIDILIIPHGTYEINIQQYIYELIVLAVPNKRVHPGVEDGTLNSDILKKLEELSPKLKEDKEKEDIDPRWNTLKKLLTDK is encoded by the coding sequence ATGAAGCCTTTGAAAGAGTTTACAATTCCATTTGTAGGGTTAAAAATAGCGAAACATCTTTTTGAGTACAAGATTGAACAAGCGTTCTTTGAATATTTTGAGTATGAAGAATTTAATGATGTAAATATCCATGTAAATGTTGAACTAGAAAAAAAAACAACATTACTTGAATTGCATTTTAAAGTTTCAGGATGGGTTAATGTTAATTGTGATTTAACAAACGAACCATATAATCAAACTATAGAAAATGAGTTTGATTTAGTGGTGAATTTTGGAGATGCGTATAATGATGAACATATTGATATTCTTATAATTCCTCACGGGACTTATGAAATTAATATACAACAATACATTTACGAATTAATTGTCCTTGCTGTACCAAATAAAAGAGTACATCCAGGAGTTGAAGATGGCACTTTAAATTCAGACATACTTAAAAAGCTAGAAGAATTAAGTCCAAAACTTAAAGAAGATAAAGAAAAAGAGGATATCGATCCTCGTTGGAATACATTAAAGAAACTATTAACGGATAAATAA
- the rpmF gene encoding 50S ribosomal protein L32, producing MAHPKRKISKTRRDKRRTHYKATAPQIATCPTTGEAHLYHRAHWHEGKLYYRGQVLIDNSEVENVA from the coding sequence ATGGCACATCCTAAAAGAAAAATCTCAAAAACAAGAAGAGATAAGAGAAGAACACATTACAAAGCAACTGCGCCACAGATTGCTACATGTCCAACAACTGGAGAAGCTCATTTATACCACAGAGCTCATTGGCATGAAGGGAAATTATACTACAGAGGTCAAGTTTTAATTGATAACTCAGAAGTAGAAAACGTAGCATAA
- a CDS encoding beta-ketoacyl-ACP synthase III, translating into MSKISAAITAVGAYVPEYVLTNQILETMVDTNDEWITSRTGIKERRILKGEGKGTSYLAIKAAQDLIDKRGIDPKDIELVIVATATPDVKAASTAAFTASNIGAINAFSFDMDAACSSFLFGMSVASGYIESGRYKNVLLIGADKMSSIINYEDRATCIIFGDGAGAVLFEPNEENLGLQDEYLRSDGSGREFLRATYGGSSFPLTPETMEEGGQYVFQEGRTVFKNAVFNMADATIKVLERNNLTKDDVSWLAAHQANKRIIDATAQRMNLEEEKVMMNIEKYGNTTSATLPLLLNDYESKLKKGDNIIFAAFGGGFNWGAIYLKWAYNSIN; encoded by the coding sequence ATGAGTAAAATCTCAGCAGCAATTACAGCTGTAGGCGCATATGTGCCAGAATATGTATTAACCAACCAAATTCTTGAGACTATGGTTGATACAAATGATGAATGGATTACCTCTCGTACAGGAATAAAAGAACGCAGGATTCTTAAAGGCGAGGGAAAAGGAACGTCTTACTTAGCTATTAAAGCTGCCCAAGACCTTATTGATAAAAGAGGTATTGATCCCAAAGATATAGAACTTGTTATTGTCGCTACGGCAACACCAGATGTGAAAGCAGCCTCAACTGCAGCTTTTACAGCATCTAATATTGGAGCAATTAATGCCTTTTCGTTTGATATGGATGCGGCGTGCTCTAGTTTTTTGTTTGGGATGTCGGTAGCCTCAGGTTATATAGAATCAGGTAGGTATAAAAATGTATTATTAATTGGAGCAGATAAAATGTCCTCCATTATTAATTATGAAGATAGAGCTACTTGTATCATTTTTGGTGATGGAGCAGGCGCTGTTTTATTTGAGCCTAATGAAGAGAATTTAGGACTTCAAGACGAATATTTAAGAAGTGATGGTTCTGGTAGAGAGTTTCTACGAGCTACTTATGGAGGGTCTTCATTTCCGTTAACACCAGAAACTATGGAAGAAGGTGGGCAATATGTTTTTCAAGAAGGAAGAACGGTATTTAAAAATGCGGTATTCAATATGGCAGATGCAACTATTAAAGTGTTAGAACGAAACAACTTAACGAAAGACGATGTTTCTTGGCTGGCAGCGCATCAAGCAAATAAGCGAATTATTGATGCCACTGCACAACGTATGAATTTAGAAGAAGAAAAGGTCATGATGAACATTGAAAAATATGGCAATACAACATCTGCAACGTTACCTTTGCTTTTAAATGACTACGAATCAAAACTTAAAAAAGGAGATAATATAATATTTGCCGCTTTTGGAGGCGGATTTAATTGGGGGGCCATTTATTTAAAATGGGCATATAATTCAATAAACTAA
- the accB gene encoding acetyl-CoA carboxylase biotin carboxyl carrier protein, whose translation MDIKEIQNLIKFVAKSGASEVKLEMDDIKITIKTGSESDTTIVHQVPAAHIPQAAPVAVQPAIAEVTKTETKEPAADADSKYITIKSPIIGTFYRKPSPDKPLFVEVGQTIAEGDVLCIIEAMKLFNEIESEVSGKIVKILVDDSSPVEFDQPLFLVDPS comes from the coding sequence ATGGATATAAAAGAGATTCAAAACTTAATCAAGTTTGTTGCCAAATCTGGTGCAAGTGAGGTTAAATTAGAGATGGATGATATTAAAATCACCATTAAAACAGGATCAGAATCAGACACAACAATTGTGCATCAGGTTCCTGCCGCTCATATACCTCAGGCTGCTCCAGTTGCTGTACAGCCAGCTATAGCAGAAGTTACAAAAACTGAAACAAAAGAACCTGCAGCAGATGCAGACTCAAAATACATCACGATTAAGTCTCCAATCATTGGGACTTTTTATAGAAAACCATCACCAGATAAACCTTTATTTGTTGAGGTTGGACAAACCATCGCAGAAGGTGATGTACTTTGTATTATTGAAGCCATGAAACTTTTCAATGAAATTGAATCTGAAGTTTCTGGAAAAATAGTTAAAATATTAGTTGACGATTCTTCACCTGTAGAATTTGATCAACCACTATTTTTAGTAGACCCGTCATAA
- the accC gene encoding acetyl-CoA carboxylase biotin carboxylase subunit, protein MFKKILIANRGEIALRVIRTCKEMGIKTVAVYSTVDEESLHVKFADEAVCIGPASSSESYLKMSNIIAAAEITNADAIHPGYGFLSENAKFSKICDEHGIKFIGASPEMIDRMGDKANAKATMKAAGVPCVPGSDGVIQTFEDCEKIAKETGYPVMLKASAGGGGKGMRAVWKPEELKDAWDSARQESKAAFGNDDMYMEKLIEEPRHIEIQIVGDSRGKACHLSERDCSIQRRHQKLTEETPSPFMTKKLRTDMGTAAVKASEYIKYEGAGTIEFLVDKHRNFYFMEMNTRIQVEHPITEQVIDFDLIREQILVAAGVPISGKNYTPKLHSIECRINAEDPFNGFRPSPGVITTLHAPGGHGVRLDTHVYAGYAIPPNYDSMIAKLITTAQTREEAINKMKRALDEFVIEGIKTTIPFHRQLMDHPDYLAGNYTTKFMEDFVIEKEEIEE, encoded by the coding sequence ATGTTCAAAAAAATATTAATAGCCAATAGAGGAGAAATAGCGCTACGTGTTATTAGAACCTGTAAAGAGATGGGTATTAAAACGGTAGCTGTTTACTCAACGGTAGATGAAGAAAGTTTGCATGTTAAATTTGCAGATGAAGCTGTTTGTATAGGTCCGGCATCAAGTAGTGAGTCCTATTTAAAAATGTCTAATATAATAGCAGCAGCAGAAATTACTAATGCTGATGCTATTCACCCAGGATATGGTTTCTTATCCGAAAACGCTAAATTTTCAAAAATCTGTGACGAACACGGCATAAAGTTTATTGGTGCTTCGCCGGAGATGATCGATAGAATGGGCGATAAGGCGAATGCTAAAGCGACTATGAAAGCTGCGGGTGTACCGTGTGTTCCAGGAAGTGATGGGGTTATACAAACGTTTGAAGATTGTGAAAAAATAGCAAAAGAAACAGGGTATCCTGTTATGTTAAAAGCATCTGCCGGAGGCGGTGGTAAAGGTATGCGTGCCGTATGGAAACCCGAAGAATTAAAAGATGCATGGGACTCAGCAAGGCAAGAAAGTAAGGCAGCATTTGGTAACGACGATATGTATATGGAAAAGCTTATTGAAGAGCCAAGGCATATAGAAATTCAAATTGTTGGAGATTCTCGAGGTAAAGCATGTCACTTATCAGAAAGAGACTGTTCAATCCAACGTCGTCATCAAAAATTAACAGAGGAAACGCCATCTCCTTTTATGACGAAAAAACTTCGTACTGACATGGGAACGGCAGCTGTTAAAGCATCAGAGTATATTAAATATGAAGGTGCAGGAACCATAGAGTTTCTGGTAGACAAGCATCGCAATTTCTATTTTATGGAAATGAATACACGTATTCAGGTAGAACACCCTATTACTGAACAAGTGATAGATTTCGACTTAATTCGTGAGCAAATTTTGGTAGCTGCGGGAGTACCAATTTCCGGAAAAAATTATACGCCTAAATTACATTCTATTGAATGTCGTATAAATGCAGAAGATCCATTTAATGGTTTTCGTCCATCACCAGGTGTCATAACGACGTTACATGCCCCAGGGGGTCATGGTGTGCGTCTAGATACACATGTTTATGCTGGTTATGCGATACCGCCGAATTACGATTCTATGATTGCTAAGTTAATTACAACAGCGCAAACAAGGGAAGAGGCTATTAATAAAATGAAGCGCGCTCTAGACGAATTTGTAATAGAAGGTATTAAAACCACGATTCCTTTCCACAGGCAACTTATGGATCATCCAGATTATTTAGCTGGAAATTATACCACCAAGTTTATGGAAGACTTTGTAATAGAAAAAGAAGAAATAGAAGAATAA
- a CDS encoding tetratricopeptide repeat-containing sensor histidine kinase: MPNIIPDSVYHQLKHETDIDKKLNLIYNIGITHVRAGTTDSIVFYAKKIDSVISHTDEKLNNYNSYQIKAKRLLGDGMYMNGLYENALKAYIEGISMVKNSIKYSELGWLKLGLGKVYFQKEDYKKAEALFQECSKSIKDNELNTQANYCLGALKYMQNNIAEATVFFDEALASSEKSLKLILKIELYKGLIAWEKEKLNESLDIFKSVMDRSLEHNYYDLYIEAVLNFGKIYTELGRYEDAQIILSMAYTNAIQWNRFELQKKIINDLRRVFYAKGDYKNAYNLLTQYLNVSNKVLKQQNSIVIKDLEYKYQTLQKEKEISRQKTIKQAFLYGFLALLIPVLALLYVYYQKLQTQSQLNTKQKELNNRKIASLLSEQELKLARTSLGAQQEERTRIAQQLHDSIGGNLAGIKLRMSNMKSLNKEGQEVILQVDETYELVRNISHDLIPKKFNENAFTALIDGYVQSIKQNVDFSIAFLTHPEEKINNLSEAVKIQIYQIIQELFTNTIKYANAKNVDLHLTIYEKMFQLLFEDDGTGFNVEEAQGGIGLSNIKNRIEQLNGKFVIDSALNRGTVVTIEIPLDEKA; this comes from the coding sequence ATGCCTAATATTATTCCAGATTCCGTTTATCATCAACTAAAACACGAAACAGATATAGATAAAAAACTGAATTTGATATATAATATTGGAATAACACATGTTCGTGCAGGAACAACAGATTCTATAGTATTCTATGCTAAAAAAATAGATTCGGTTATTTCTCATACAGATGAAAAACTAAATAATTATAATTCATATCAAATTAAGGCCAAAAGGCTTCTCGGTGATGGAATGTATATGAATGGGCTTTATGAAAATGCTCTTAAAGCGTATATAGAAGGTATTTCCATGGTCAAAAACTCTATAAAGTATTCAGAGTTAGGATGGTTGAAATTGGGCTTGGGAAAAGTGTACTTTCAAAAAGAGGATTATAAAAAGGCAGAAGCTCTATTTCAAGAATGTTCAAAATCTATTAAAGATAATGAGCTAAATACACAGGCAAACTATTGCTTAGGAGCTTTGAAGTATATGCAGAACAATATAGCTGAGGCTACTGTGTTTTTTGATGAAGCCTTAGCTAGTTCAGAAAAATCTTTAAAACTAATTTTAAAAATAGAATTATATAAAGGACTTATAGCGTGGGAAAAAGAAAAACTAAATGAATCCTTAGATATTTTTAAGAGCGTTATGGATCGTAGTTTGGAACATAACTATTATGACCTTTATATTGAAGCGGTTTTAAATTTTGGAAAAATATACACAGAGCTCGGCAGGTATGAAGATGCACAGATAATACTCTCCATGGCTTATACCAATGCCATACAATGGAACCGCTTTGAACTTCAAAAAAAGATAATAAATGATTTGCGACGTGTTTTTTATGCAAAAGGTGATTATAAAAATGCTTATAATCTATTGACCCAATATTTGAATGTTTCTAATAAGGTTTTAAAACAACAGAATAGCATAGTCATCAAAGATTTGGAATACAAATACCAAACTTTACAGAAAGAGAAGGAAATAAGTCGCCAAAAAACGATTAAACAAGCATTTTTATATGGGTTCTTAGCTCTTTTAATTCCTGTTTTGGCTTTACTTTATGTTTACTATCAAAAATTACAGACACAAAGTCAACTGAATACAAAACAAAAAGAATTAAACAACCGTAAAATAGCATCTCTTTTAAGTGAACAGGAACTAAAATTAGCAAGAACATCCCTAGGTGCTCAACAAGAGGAAAGAACCAGAATAGCTCAACAATTACACGACAGTATTGGAGGTAATTTAGCAGGAATCAAATTACGAATGTCCAACATGAAAAGTTTGAATAAAGAGGGTCAGGAAGTCATACTCCAAGTTGATGAAACGTATGAGTTGGTTCGTAACATTTCTCATGACCTTATCCCTAAAAAGTTTAATGAAAATGCTTTTACGGCACTTATAGATGGATATGTTCAAAGCATAAAACAAAATGTAGATTTTTCAATAGCTTTTTTAACACATCCTGAGGAAAAAATAAACAATTTATCTGAAGCGGTTAAAATACAAATCTACCAGATTATTCAAGAGCTATTTACTAATACCATAAAGTATGCAAATGCAAAAAACGTTGATTTGCATCTTACTATTTATGAAAAAATGTTTCAGTTGTTATTTGAAGATGATGGTACTGGCTTTAATGTAGAGGAAGCACAAGGCGGCATAGGGCTTTCCAATATAAAAAATAGAATAGAGCAGCTTAATGGAAAGTTTGTCATAGATAGTGCTCTTAATAGAGGTACGGTAGTTACTATTGAAATACCTTTAGATGAAAAAGCATGA
- the mtgA gene encoding monofunctional biosynthetic peptidoglycan transglycosylase — MIKRFFKFIFKIILWFFIVSIGLVFLYKWVPVPITPLMVIRHLENSDVKKETLWKHDWVSIDAISKNLQLAVICSEDQNFLIHKGFDIKAIEKAYENNKKGKRLKGASTITQQTAKNVFLWPQRSWFRKGLEVYFTFLIEWVWTKERIIEVYLNSIEMGHGIYGAEAASKYWFKKPASKLSQLEAAAIAAILPNPRVYKANPASNYIQSRKTWIVKQMNYFGPLDYLKNE, encoded by the coding sequence TTGATAAAGCGTTTTTTTAAATTTATATTTAAAATTATATTATGGTTCTTTATAGTATCTATAGGATTAGTTTTTCTATATAAATGGGTGCCTGTCCCTATTACGCCTCTTATGGTTATAAGACATTTGGAAAACTCAGATGTTAAGAAAGAGACTCTTTGGAAACATGATTGGGTGTCGATTGATGCTATTTCTAAAAACTTACAGTTAGCAGTTATTTGTAGTGAAGATCAAAACTTTTTAATCCACAAAGGATTTGATATAAAAGCGATTGAAAAAGCTTATGAGAATAATAAAAAAGGTAAAAGATTAAAGGGCGCTAGCACGATCACGCAGCAAACGGCAAAAAATGTTTTTTTATGGCCCCAACGTAGTTGGTTTCGTAAAGGATTAGAAGTCTATTTTACTTTTTTAATTGAATGGGTATGGACCAAAGAACGTATCATAGAGGTCTATTTAAACAGTATAGAAATGGGTCATGGGATTTATGGAGCAGAAGCTGCATCGAAGTATTGGTTTAAAAAACCAGCAAGTAAATTATCACAGTTAGAAGCTGCTGCCATTGCTGCTATTTTGCCAAATCCGAGAGTTTACAAAGCAAATCCGGCATCAAACTATATTCAATCCAGAAAAACTTGGATTGTAAAACAAATGAACTATTTTGGGCCGCTAGATTATCTTAAGAATGAATGA